The window GCTTCGATACGCTCGTCTGCTGACATAAAGAGCGTTGGGCGGTTCGTGCGCAGGCGATCGAGGAGCCCCGTCAGCGCTTCTAGCTGTTGCTGGGTCTCACCCACAAAGCTCTCAGCAACGTATTCGGGGGTTACTTCCCCGAGACGCCGCATGATCGATTCTTTTTCGCCTTGGGCCTCTGCCTGCAGGGTAATGAGTCGTTCTTGCACCGTCCGTTTAACCGCTTCAAGATCCGCGAGGACGTCGCTGCGACCAGAGGCAATATCTCGCTGCAGGTCGGTGAGCTGGTTGCCAAATTCGATCTCAATGGCTTCTAGGCGCTGGCGGGCCTGCTGCTGGCGTTCAGAGGCTTCGCCCTCTAAAACGGTGACGTGCTCGGTTAAGCGCCCCTCAAAGCCGTCTAGTTTTTCTAACACCCGATCGCGACGGTTGAACACCACATCGCGCACTTCATTGAGCTGGCGGCTAAATTCAGCTTCGAGTCGTCCCAGAGCTTCCAGGGTGACAGTGGCGCGATCGCGGCTCTCCCCTTGCAGCTGCTCAATGGCTTCTGCAAAGTCACTGGCGCTGCGCTGGACATCTTCCCAGGCAGCGGCTTTGCGGGTTTCTAAATCCCCCGTGAGCTGGGTGAGCTGACTGCGGAAGTCTTCGGCACTTTGTTCTAGCTGGCTCAAGGATGCAATCTTGCGATCGTCAACATCTCCTTGCAGCTGCTCAAACTGAGCCATAAAGTCATCGGCGGTGCGCTGCATCTCGCTCAGAAGATGAATTTTTCCAGCATCCACGTCTCCCTGATACCCTTCAAACTGACCCAAAAAGTCTTCTAGGGATCGCCGCAAATCGGCCAGGACATTAGCCCGCTGGGCAATAACTTCATCTTTGATCTGGCTGAATTGGGTCTCAAAATCCTGGGTTGCCCGGGCCATGGTCTGCAGGGCCAGATCTCGGCGGCCTAAGGCATTCGCTTGAACTTCATCGAGTTGCCTGTCTACAGCCTGTTGCCGATCGCTCATGGCATCCATCACCCGCTGCTGATGTTGCTCTAGCTGGGCTTCCAGGTTTTCCCGGAGGGTTTCAAAATAGGGGGCAAAGCCCTCTTTGAGCGTTTCTAGATCCGCCAGGGTGCGATCGCGGGTCTCTGCAACCGCCGCTGTGAGCCCCTGTAGGTGATCGGCAAAGTCAGTAGAAGCCCCTTGCAGCCCTTCTAGGGTTTGCTTCTGAGCCTCATCAACCTGGGCTTGCATCTCAACCAACTGCTGCTGAAAGGCTTGCGTTGTGGCTTGTACTGAGGCTAAGACCTCTGTTGTTTGCGTTGTCGCCTCTGAATCAAACGTTGATGCCCGCTCTTGCATGCGAGTGCGCAGCCCATCTGCTTGCTGGTTGAGACTAGCTTCCAGATCATCAAGGGTTTTCTGTAGGGTGGTAATTTGAGCCTGCCAATCCTTCAGCGTGCGATCTTTAGAGCTCGTGATTTCCTCTAGGGCATGGGTCAGGGCTCGCCGCTGGCTGGAGAGTTCGTCTTTAAAGCCGTCCGCCTCATGCTCAATCTCATCGGCCAGTTCTTCGGCATCCTTCAGAACGTTGTTCAGTTCTCGCGATGCGGTTCGAATTTTATGCTCCAGATCGGTCATCTGGTTGAGCTGCCCACGCACAACCGTGGCCACTTCCTGCACCACAGAGCGACGCAGAAACCACAGCATCGCAATCCCCAGGACGATGAGCAAAACCAAGGCACCCAGTAACACCGAAAAGAGGGTGGTTGCTCGGGAAAAGGCCAGGTTTGCTTCTTGCTGAAGGCGCTCCAGATCCTCCCGTTCGGCGGGCGTAACGGCTTGGGCGATCACCGTAGGGGCCGGGTTTTCTGGAGAACGCGCGAGTGAGACC is drawn from Leptolyngbya sp. SIO1E4 and contains these coding sequences:
- a CDS encoding tetratricopeptide repeat protein, whose amino-acid sequence is MPMRRSPLNLWPLLSRSTVLLALWLISGGVSLARSPENPAPTVIAQAVTPAEREDLERLQQEANLAFSRATTLFSVLLGALVLLIVLGIAMLWFLRRSVVQEVATVVRGQLNQMTDLEHKIRTASRELNNVLKDAEELADEIEHEADGFKDELSSQRRALTHALEEITSSKDRTLKDWQAQITTLQKTLDDLEASLNQQADGLRTRMQERASTFDSEATTQTTEVLASVQATTQAFQQQLVEMQAQVDEAQKQTLEGLQGASTDFADHLQGLTAAVAETRDRTLADLETLKEGFAPYFETLRENLEAQLEQHQQRVMDAMSDRQQAVDRQLDEVQANALGRRDLALQTMARATQDFETQFSQIKDEVIAQRANVLADLRRSLEDFLGQFEGYQGDVDAGKIHLLSEMQRTADDFMAQFEQLQGDVDDRKIASLSQLEQSAEDFRSQLTQLTGDLETRKAAAWEDVQRSASDFAEAIEQLQGESRDRATVTLEALGRLEAEFSRQLNEVRDVVFNRRDRVLEKLDGFEGRLTEHVTVLEGEASERQQQARQRLEAIEIEFGNQLTDLQRDIASGRSDVLADLEAVKRTVQERLITLQAEAQGEKESIMRRLGEVTPEYVAESFVGETQQQLEALTGLLDRLRTNRPTLFMSADERIEAANKFLAEENYAAALEEYAQALEIQPNQAEVWLNQAQALMGLDRSEDALASLDKVIELDPERTAAHYQRGQVLRDLKRYEDALTAFDQVLKLAPEDAKTWVNRGMVLGRLRRREEAIAAFDKALDIKPDYHEAWVNRGVSYGVLQQHDNAFQSFDKAVELQANDAVAWLNRGLAAIELERYEEALSSFDKATRFNPDAPKAWDNRGAVLMKLGRDAEALKSFDKALDIDPDYAKALYNKATCYAMQREYDVALENLQLAVRLDPNLRVDAQTEQAFDSLWNDDWFRELVGR